In Liquorilactobacillus hordei DSM 19519, the following proteins share a genomic window:
- a CDS encoding TIGR01457 family HAD-type hydrolase: MKKYKGYLIDLDGTIYRGKEPIPAAKRFVEKLQQKGIPFLFVTNNSTQDPEKVVRNLKLNFDINVNIDNVYTSGLATADYVADLDENKRSAYVIGESGLRKALFDKGFRFEEEQPDYTIVGLDYDVTYHKFELATLTIQKGSKFIGTNADTNLPNERGLVPGAGSVISLVECATQKKATYIGKPEPIIMKKALQKIGLSNDEVIMVGDNYMTDILAGIRSNIDTLLVYTGVSTHELVRQKEIKPTFEVESLDEWNF, encoded by the coding sequence ATGAAAAAGTATAAGGGATATCTTATTGATTTAGATGGAACGATATATCGTGGTAAAGAACCAATACCAGCGGCCAAAAGATTTGTTGAAAAGTTACAACAAAAAGGTATTCCCTTTTTGTTCGTTACAAATAATAGTACTCAAGATCCTGAAAAAGTTGTTAGGAATTTGAAGCTGAATTTTGATATAAATGTAAATATAGATAATGTCTATACTTCTGGCTTAGCAACGGCTGACTATGTTGCTGACTTAGATGAAAACAAAAGAAGTGCGTATGTGATTGGTGAAAGTGGCTTAAGAAAAGCACTCTTTGATAAAGGGTTTAGATTTGAAGAGGAGCAGCCTGATTATACAATTGTTGGTTTGGATTATGATGTTACTTACCATAAATTTGAGTTGGCGACACTTACAATTCAAAAGGGATCAAAATTCATTGGAACAAATGCAGATACTAATTTGCCTAATGAAAGAGGACTTGTTCCGGGAGCCGGCTCTGTTATTTCTCTTGTAGAATGTGCAACACAGAAAAAAGCCACATATATTGGTAAACCAGAGCCCATTATTATGAAAAAGGCGTTACAAAAAATAGGGTTATCGAACGATGAGGTCATTATGGTTGGAGACAATTATATGACGGATATTTTGGCAGGAATTAGAAGTAATATTGATACCTTACTCGTCTATACTGGGGTGTCAACACATGAACTTGTTAGACAAAAAGAAATTAAGCCAACTT
- a CDS encoding YutD family protein, with product MNSEKKERREAQLAKKAETIKAYASDVQMESETQLLIDGHPYVIEKNFRNGFDVEKLKERFSQILTKYDYVVGDWGYDQLRLHGFYAADSKKGFPSQSIDHMQDYLLEYCNFGCAYFVLHNLDVTKPVKKSKKHQNRNNNKKKNIDSDTKTVRRKPRETERKKKPYTSEKKFEIRERNNRKENVAVSTIKRNNTRKRHFVIRQKNEQKDSKA from the coding sequence ATGAATAGTGAAAAGAAGGAACGGCGTGAGGCGCAACTAGCAAAAAAAGCTGAAACAATTAAGGCCTATGCCAGTGATGTTCAAATGGAAAGTGAAACACAATTATTAATTGATGGACATCCTTATGTAATTGAAAAAAATTTTCGAAATGGATTTGATGTTGAGAAACTTAAGGAACGCTTTAGTCAAATACTTACGAAATATGATTATGTAGTAGGTGACTGGGGCTATGACCAGTTAAGACTTCATGGTTTTTATGCGGCAGATAGCAAGAAAGGTTTTCCATCGCAAAGTATAGACCATATGCAAGACTACCTTTTAGAGTATTGTAATTTTGGTTGTGCATATTTTGTATTGCATAATTTAGATGTCACTAAACCTGTTAAAAAGTCCAAAAAACATCAGAATCGAAATAATAATAAAAAGAAAAATATTGATTCTGATACGAAGACAGTGCGCAGAAAACCAAGAGAGACAGAACGAAAAAAGAAACCGTATACTTCTGAGAAAAAATTTGAGATACGTGAACGAAATAACAGAAAAGAAAATGTTGCTGTGTCAACAATTAAACGAAATAATACAAGAAAGCGGCACTTTGTTATCAGACAAAAAAATGAACAAAAAGATTCAAAGGCATAA
- a CDS encoding bifunctional metallophosphatase/5'-nucleotidase, translating into MTEKITILHTNDLHSHLENWPKIRRYLINTREKLQNKDNYVLVFDLGDAMDRVHPLTEATDGKANIELMNTVNYDAVTIGNNEGIGNSHEQLSNLYRNANFPVVLDNIKNQDNGLIPSWVRISKIFKTSLGTKIGVVACTAPFPATYEMNRWYAEKVENVLPKLLADLKDKVDIIIMLSHLGIDVDRGLAKNFKEINVILGSHTHHLLVNGEVVENTLICAAGKWGQYVGRVDIECQDNELLKSSASVVDVAKLPEFNGDSREINNYQQKGEKMLDKKKVALLPKDYLGIQKEWSPLMQASLKAIEGDTGTKIAILNGGLFLGDLHKGIISKNDLHRILPHPMRVINVRLNGYNLWRLIREMEKNRNHLRNTNVKGNGFRGKVFGEIIYDGIKYDSLSKNVLIHERMIDPGADYEIATVDNFVYCPFFPTLEIAGHIDYLGDRFLRDIVGDYFGEKFPV; encoded by the coding sequence CTATGTTTTAGTTTTTGATTTAGGAGATGCAATGGATCGAGTACATCCACTGACGGAAGCTACTGATGGAAAGGCCAACATAGAATTGATGAATACAGTTAATTATGATGCTGTTACAATTGGAAATAATGAAGGAATTGGCAATTCGCATGAACAACTAAGTAATTTATATCGAAATGCTAATTTTCCAGTTGTTCTAGATAATATAAAAAATCAGGATAATGGGCTCATTCCGTCCTGGGTGAGAATCAGCAAAATTTTTAAGACTTCACTTGGAACTAAAATTGGAGTAGTGGCTTGTACTGCACCTTTTCCTGCAACTTATGAAATGAACAGATGGTATGCAGAAAAAGTTGAAAATGTACTGCCAAAATTATTAGCAGATTTAAAAGATAAAGTTGATATAATTATTATGCTTTCGCATCTGGGAATTGATGTTGATCGTGGCTTGGCAAAAAATTTTAAAGAAATTAATGTTATTTTGGGAAGTCATACTCATCATCTTCTGGTCAACGGTGAAGTTGTGGAAAATACATTAATATGTGCGGCTGGTAAATGGGGGCAATATGTTGGTAGAGTCGATATAGAATGTCAGGATAATGAATTACTTAAAAGTAGTGCAAGTGTCGTTGATGTTGCAAAGTTACCAGAATTCAATGGCGATTCACGAGAAATTAATAATTACCAGCAAAAAGGTGAAAAAATGCTGGATAAGAAAAAAGTTGCTTTACTGCCTAAAGATTATTTGGGAATTCAAAAGGAATGGTCTCCACTTATGCAGGCAAGTTTGAAAGCTATCGAGGGAGACACTGGGACAAAAATCGCAATTTTAAACGGAGGTCTTTTTTTAGGTGACTTACATAAAGGAATTATCTCAAAAAATGACTTACATCGTATTTTACCTCATCCAATGCGTGTAATTAATGTTAGATTGAATGGTTATAATTTATGGCGCTTAATCAGGGAAATGGAAAAGAATCGCAATCATTTACGAAATACGAATGTAAAAGGAAATGGTTTCAGAGGTAAAGTATTTGGTGAAATAATATATGATGGGATAAAATACGATTCACTTTCTAAAAATGTTTTGATTCATGAAAGGATGATTGACCCAGGGGCAGATTATGAAATTGCAACAGTGGATAATTTTGTTTACTGTCCGTTCTTTCCAACACTAGAAATTGCAGGGCATATTGATTATTTAGGTGATCGCTTTTTGAGAGATATTGTTGGGGATTACTTTGGTGAAAAATTTCCTGTATAA